Proteins found in one Toxotes jaculatrix isolate fToxJac2 chromosome 18, fToxJac2.pri, whole genome shotgun sequence genomic segment:
- the zgc:153292 gene encoding uncharacterized protein zgc:153292 yields MGRYKCAYNCENSSDSDVKFFKFPLYNPRKLKKWLVNMKWKDWTPSRFSVLCINHFEERCIDRTGKCVKLREDAVPTIFSSPDEAQKRKASIRPRSKRHKPHSKALHTSPAQSPTASPATPKRNMQNKETSQTGEEPGGDKDSKKPDKWRIIVDEGLMKIESFPHFFHGDYCVPQDIQWAPDDNFSTECKDPDSVIEVKEPWQWVGMDVRGPLPQTKNGHKYILTVTDYYSKWVEAVPMQSCLPPHVAKHIVDIIAHFGYPLRILSRLPHDIVHKINRELKDQLKVTIALVVYHQQTGTVDLITQQLIDRMVSGLIEEHAADWDVYLPAKVFSLCFKEHSKTKERPFSMLCCRGLEPVQSPRGLNYAYSKIRESAFVVR; encoded by the exons ATGGGCAGGTATAAATGTGCCTACAACTGTGAAAACTCCAGCGATTCAGATGTGAAGTTTTTTAA GTTTCCACTTTACAACCCCCGAAAACTCAAGAAATGGCTTGTCAACATGAAGTGGAAGGACTGGACTCCATCCCGCTTCTCTGTGCTGTGCATCAATCATTTTGAGGAGCGGTGCATCGACAGAACAGGCAAATGTGTGAAACTCAGAGAAGATGCAGTTCCCACCATATTTTCATCCCCCGATGAGGCACAGAAAAGGAAG GCTTCCATCAGACCAAGAAGTAAAAGACACAAG CCACATAGTAAAGCCTTGCACACGAGTCCAGCTCAGTCTCCGACAGCCTCTCCTGCCACACCGAAGCGAAACATGCAGAACAAAGAGACCAGCCAGACAGGGGAGGAGCCTGGGGG AGACAAAGACTCAAAAAAGCCTGACAAATGGAGGATTATAGTTGATGAAGGGCTGATGAAGATTGAGTCATTTCCCCACTTCTTCCATGGAGATTACTGTGTACCACAG GATATTCAGTGGGCTCCAGATGATAATTTCAGT ACAGAGTGTAAAGATCCTGACAGTGTGATAGAG GTGAAAGAGCCGTGGCAGTGGGTTGGTATGGATGTCCGAGGACCCCTGCCCCAAACAAAGAACGgacacaaatacattttgactGTGACAGATTACTACTCCAAGTGGGTGGAAGCTGTGCCGATGCAGTCGTGCCTCCCTCCACATGTAGCGAAACACATCGTGGATATCATTGCCCACTTTGGATACCCGCTCAGAATCCTCTCCAGATTGCCTCATGACATAGTCCACAAA ATCAACAGAGAACTAAAAGATCAGCTGAAGGTCACCATCGCTCTTGTCGTCTATCACCAGCAGACCGGCACAGTAGATTTgatcacacagcagctgattgacag GATGGTAAGTGGTCTAATAGAGGAGCATGCAGCTGACTGGGACGTTTACCTGCCTGCCAAggttttcagtctgtgtttcaaAGAGCATTCAAAAACCAAGGAAAGGCCTTTTTCCATGCTCTGCTGTAGAGGACTGGAGCCTGTCCAGTCCCCCAGAGGACTGAAT TATGCTTATTCCAAGATCAGAGAGAGTGCTTTCGTGGTTAGATAG
- the rusf1 gene encoding RUS1 family protein C16orf58 homolog, which yields MENDSGVVLATERYGSAESWKYFAKDGVIERRRDGSEGESRGNTLIGVFKSVFLPQGYPESVSDDYLQYQFWDTVQAFSSSLSGTLATQASLKGVGVGNQEATVAAATVTWLLRDGTGMLGRILFAWRKGSKLDSEAKKWRLFADVLNDIAMFMEILAPYFPAFFTLIVCTAGIFKSIVGVAGGATRAALTVHQARRDNMADISAKDGSQETLVNLAGLLISLILIPLITNNPILTLSLFVLFTILHLFANYKAVRSVVMETFNEARLSIVWQQYLRDKRILSPLEANQREPVFFDFRKTVPIKLGVRLQEVVQSPEELQLALKKNNMPYLLGVRDGCICVCLGPEASVHDEIRAMCQAVWISNMLSPPTSTDPATQKQQSNWEMVHESHKLMDTTFSGFLKGVEAAGWDLKRTLLDWDEWRVEWKCKSN from the exons ATGGAGAACGACAGCGGTGTGGTTTTGGCCACAGAGAGATATGGCAGTGCAGAGTCCTGGAAGTATTTTGCAAAGGATGGAGTgatagagaggaggagagatggcaGTGAAGGTGAATCAAGAGGAAACACTCTTATTGGAGTATTTAAA AGTGTGTTCCTGCCTCAAGGCTACCCAGAGAGTGTCAGTGATGACTACCTGCAGTACCAGTTTTGGGATACTGTGCAG gcTTTCTCCAGCTCTCTGTCAGGGACTCTGGCCACTCAGGCCTCTCTCAAAGGAGTCGGTGTTGGAAACCAAGAGGCAACTGTGGCTGCAGCCACAGTCACCTGGTTATTAAGAG ATGGAACTGGCATGTTGGGAAGAATCCTCTTCGCCTGGAGGAAAGG GAGTAAACTGGactctgaggccaaaaaatggaG GCTTTTTGCTGATGTTCTCAATGACATTGCCATGTTCATGGAGATATTGGCTCCATACTTTCCTGCTttcttcaccttgattgtgtGTACTGCAGGGATATTCAAG TCCATTGTTGGAGTGGCAGGCGGAGCGACcagagctgctctgactgtTCATCAGGCTCGCAGAGACAACATGGCTGACATCTCTGCCAAAGATGGCAGTCAG GAGACTTTAGTAAATTTGGCTGGACTGCTGATCAGTTTGATACTCATTCCCCTCATCACTAATAATCCAAT ACTGACTCTCAGCCTCTTCGTCCTCTTCACCATCCTCCACCTCTTTGCCAATTACAAGGCTGTGCgctctgttgtcatggaaacctTCAATGAGGCGCGGCTTTCAATCGTGTGGCAGCAATACCTGAGAGACAAACGAATCCTGAGTCCACTGGAGGCCAATCAGAGAGAGCCAGTTTTCTTTG ACTTTAGGAAAACTGTGCCAATCAAACTTGGAGTGAGGCTACAGGAGGTTGTGCAAAG cccAGAGGAACTTCAGCTGgctttgaagaaaaacaacatgccTTACCTCTTAGGAGTGAGAGATG GgtgcatatgtgtttgtttgggaCCAGAAGCATCAGTACACGATGAAATCAGAGCGATGTGTCAGGCTGTGTGGATCAGCAACATGTTGAGCCCTCCAACTTCCACAGACccagcaacacaaaaacagcaaa GTAACTGGGAAATGGTGCATGAGAGTCACAAGCTGATGGACACAACTTTCAGTGGATTTCTCAAAG GTGTTGAAGCTGCAGGATGGGACTTAAAACGAACTCTGCTGGACTGGGATGAGTGGAGGGTCGAGTGGAAGTGTAAAAGCAACTGA
- the prr14 gene encoding uncharacterized protein prr14 isoform X2: MDEDAFPPNPFCSAPPHSEPPPPLLPLSSITPSRANDGISGHRRSGRIQGIRAQTSKRQSNTGRGAIQKPSRQNPSPTKRQRERGSMVQVSQSKQPKVESTHEKQNEDGFDFSFAAELQNKQEEQKNPQEKPNVSAAENVVEQLADDTTQKLDATKFDMDTCGDLENASSSPKGWVIGPLFQSFKSKMASFTEIVMSPVKLFRANSPPLSMDHPECELLADGAYDVEASNMFQPVGQRENWNQEAEADQQRIRDVEDSQNAKTGALKYSKKIVFDAESSTHTNEQADECAITQKENSSPDSVPLQDSPPSPALLRPSVNSSASQESMISSAAEEHGKAVRLKPPPRKRTGNRSESKKVISEPLTSEAGKEESDPEVSDEQLSQTDKRTNEADSDTDKTQLLSSSLCYTDCLQPDGEDDGKKTESRSLVRENLLHNVNVNGRTLKPTLIIQQLNPDTHSAAGLGRSKRGLKPSGHSQELPKRKKLTGDVSTEYPKNQDLLNVASDSGMLRGLGPPRDDEEALKPLRKREAVSTRANRKGKGGQEMLPTINEAVFNTQTESSLDAMSVSSLDKSSGAIENHQKGSSKTKPSGSCKRLKTRTGLGKPDVNIDSMDLETTFAITSTEQAQPEPLSEVLVRPDRKQLQSKCRNTNKIPLKRKSPTHASSVTDSDSTLVSTSAVLSMEPLQLTPTDLKTSPPVQREESLKTEMKQPSKRLRKAVRGSVKSSGAQETKQRVDNHHLITKESQSIEGKGKISIDPVYFEMTPFESNPQPVHSISQPNLECYLLINNEFKQVVDEKATSAAPEAGEAFPSDAEASNHSSVGVSRLRSSARRVNVKPRRADNQRRRCRVLHSRTNKGEEVTNSITMEDSDLATSGTRPSENGFSRRLLRSYSCPEIPSLRPHDTPWTSSLHSPHHFRTHTSHQHQSSHTPFVPHAHKSMRRARRHTVCSVEVEREIAPLCLRKEVYPSRRSVPYDGFTQHLSPTLALSPSTTLSALASCFLSSPLAFLSKKLDGRGAAAGPSTSSHGSSPTTSSFLTSPLCPSTWHLPGFLQRNDSSCGAMNSSSSGNPLECGTERREEEEEDDGEDTSSSSQEYEDVGLREEKALSDSEIKVVQKHEERGKVSSIRIRKTLPKPQNNLTPMGLPKPVRLKKKEFSLEEIYTNKNFSKPPESRLETIFEVPLNRRNGSESWFGQRRVKRFLEFLEVGEARKPKKPLVGVGKAGISSSRTRRGGFSKDEPSLSVQDVDSLLCAKLDQLNLWLIDDQTHS, from the exons ATGGATGAAGATGCTTTTCCCCCAAACCCTTTCTGTAGTGCACCTCCCCACAGTGAACCTCCaccacctctcctccccctttccTCCATCACTCCGAG CCGTGCCAATGATGGAATATCTGGACACAGAAGGAGTGGTCGCATTCAAGGGATTAGAGCTCAAACATCTAAAAGGCAGAGCAACACAGGCCGTGGAGCAATTCAGAAACCATCCAGACAGAATCCGTCCCCCAccaagagacaaagagagagaggaagcatg GTGCAGGTGTCACAGTCCAAGCAGCCGAAAGTTGAAAGCACACACGAGAAACAAAATGAG GATGGGTTTGATTTTAGTTTTGCAGCGGAGCTCCAAAATAA ACAGGAGGAGCAGAAAAACCCCCAGGAGAAACCaaatgtctctgctgcagaAAATGTAGTGGAGCAGCTGGCCGACGATACCACGCAGAAGCTTGATGCTACTAAATTTGACATGGATACATGCGGGGATTTGGAAAATGCATCTTCCTCCCCGAAGGGATGGGTGATCGGCCCGTTGTTTCAGTCATTCAAGTCGAAGATGGCCAGTTTCACAGAGATCGTCATGAGTCCTGTTAAACTCTTCAGAGCTAATAGTCCTCCACTGTCCATGGACCATCCAGAATGCGAGCTACTGGCCGACGGAGCATATGATGTTGAGGCGAGCAACATGTTTCAGCCAGTAGGACAACGTGAGAATTGGAATCAGGAGGCTGAAGCTGATCAGCAGAGGATTCGTGATGTAGAAGATTCGCAAAATGCAAAAACCGGCGCTCTTAAATAttctaaaaaaattgtgttcGACGCGGAGTCGTCAACACACACCAACGAACAGGCAGATGAATGTGCAATAACTCAGAAGGAAAACAGCTCACCTGATTCTGTGCCTTTGCAAgacagccccccctccccagcacTGTTACGGCCCTCCGTCAATTCAAGTGCCTCACAAGAATCCATGATTTCCAGTGCAGCGGAGGAGCACGGCAAGGCTGTCCGGCTGAAACCACCGCCTAGAAAACGTACAGGAAATAGATCCGAATCAAAGAAAGTTATCTCTGAGCCTCTTACATCTGAGGCCGGAAAGGAAGAATCTGACCCAGAGGTCAGTGACGAGCAGCTTTCTCAGACGGACAAACGAACGAATGAAGCCGACTCAGATACTGACAAAACTCAGTTGTTATCTTCTTCACTTTGTTACACAGACTGTCTTCAGCctgatggtgaggatgatgggaaGAAAACTGAAAGTCGCAGCTTGGTTCGAGAAAACCTCTTGCATAACGTAAATGTTAATGGAAGGACACTGAAGCCCACTTTGATTATTCAGCAGCTAAACCCTGACactcattcagctgcaggtcttGGGAGATCAAAGAGGGGGCTGAAACCATCTGGTCATTCCCAGGAACTGCCGAAGAGGAAAAAACTGACCGGAGATGTAAGTACGGAGTATCCAAAAAACCAAGATTTACTAAACGTGGCTTCAGATAGTGGCATGTTGAGAGGGTTAGGACCACCAAGAGACGATGAGGAAGCATTGAAGCCTCTTAGGAAAAGAGAGGCTGTTTCAACAAGAGCGAATAGGAAAGGAAAGGGTGGGCAAGAAATGCTTCCTACGATAAATGAAGCAGTGtttaacacacagactgaaagttCCCTTGATGCTATGTCAGTTAGCTCACTGGATAAAAGCAGTGGTGCGATAGAGAATCACCAAAAGGGCAGCAGCAAGACGAAGCCGAGTGGTTCATGCAAAAGACTTAAAACAAGAACAGGTCTCGGTAAACCTGATGTAAACATTGACAGTATGGATCTGGAAACCACGTTTGCAATCACCTCTACCGAACAAGCCCAGCCAGAGCCGTTATCAGAAGTTCTTGTCCGTCCTGACAGAAAGCAGCTCCAGAGCAAGTGTAGGAACACAAACAAGATACCACTAAAAAGGAAATCGCCAACCCACGCGAGTTCAGTGACAGACTCAGACAGCACTTTGGTTTCTACCTCAGCAGTACTATCGATGGAGCCATTACAACTCACGCCCACAGATCTGAAGACCTCTCCACCTgttcagagagaggagagtctGAAAACAGAGATGAAGCAGCCGTCCAAGAGACTCAGAAAGGCTGTTAGAGGTTCTGTTAAATCAAGTGGAGCCCAAGAGACAAAGCAGCGTGTCGATAACCATCATCTGATAACCAAAGAAAGTCAGTCTATAGAAGGCAAAGGTAAAATCTCAATCGACCCGGTATATTTTGAAATGACACCTTTTGAAAGTAATCCCCAACCTGTTCATTCAATCTCCCAACCTAATTTAGAGTGTTATTTACTGataaataatgaatttaagCAAGTTGTAGATGAGAAAGCAACGAGTGCTGCTCCTGAGGCAGGTGAGGCATTTCCCTCTGACGCTGAAGCCAGTAATCACAGCAGCGTCGGCGTCTCCAGGCTAAGGTCTAGTGCGAGACGAGTGAACGTTAAGCCAAGGAGAGCAGATAACCAAAGGAGAAGGTGCAGAGTTTTGCATAGTCGGACGAATAAAGGTGAAGAGGTGACAAACTCGATCACCATGGAGGACTCAGATTTGGCAACGTCGGGTACTCGCCCATCAGAAAACGGCTTTTCAAGACGCCTGTTACGCAGCTACTCCTGTCCAGAGATCCCCTCCCTCCGTCCCCATGACACACCTTGGACTTCTTCTCTGCATTCACCACATCACTTCAGGACTCACACATCACACCAGCACCAGTCTTCTCACACTCCTTTTGTCCCTCACGCCCACAAATCCATGCGGCGAGCTCGTCGGCACACAGTCTGCAgtgtggaggtggagagggagatCGCTCCTCTGTGTCTTCGTAAGGAGGTGTACCCATCCAGAAGATCTGTCCCGTACGACGGCTTCACCCAACACCTGTCTCCTACCCTCGCACTTTCTCCCAGCACTACCCTCTCAGCTCTGGCATCCTGTTTCCTCTCAAGTCCCCTGGCTTTCCTTTCCAAGAAATTAGACGGCAGAGGAGCTGCTGCCGGCCCCAGCACTTCCAGTCATGGTTCctctcccaccacctcctcttttCTGACATCCCCATTGTGCCCTTCCACATGGCACCTTCCAGGATTCCTCCAAAGAAATGACTCCTCTTGTGGGGCGATGAATTCTAGTAGCAg TGGGAATCCCTTGGAGTGTGGGACGGAGAgacgtgaggaggaggaggaggatgatggcgAAGACACAAGCTCATCCAGTCAGGAGTATGAAGATGTTGGGTTGAGAGAGGAAAAGGCTCTGTCTGATTCTGAAATCAAG GTGGTGCAAAAACACGAGGAACGAGGGAAGGTGTCGTCCATCAGAATTCGGAAAACTTTACCCAAACCTCAGAACAACCTGACGCCCATGGGCCTGCCCAAACCCGTCAG gctgaaaAAGAAGGAGTTTAGCTTGGAAGAAATTTACACCAATAAGAATTTCAGCAAACCCCCTGAAAG CCGACTGGAGACCATCTTCGAGGTGCCCCTCAATCGTCGGAATGGTTCTGAGTCCTGGTTTGGCCAGAGACGCGTCAAGCGATTCTTAGAGTTCCTGGAGGTCGGTGAggccagaaaaccaaagaagCCGCTCGTTGGTGTTGGAAAGGCAGGTATTTCATCTTCCAGGACGAGACGAGGGGGCTTCTCTAAAGACGAACCGTCCCTCAGCGTGCAGGATGTGGACTCGCTGCTCTGTGCCAAGCTCGATCAGCTGAATCTGTGGTTGATAGATGATCAAACACACAGTTGA
- the prr14 gene encoding uncharacterized protein prr14 isoform X1, giving the protein MLICPSDLLPQIVCPMDEDAFPPNPFCSAPPHSEPPPPLLPLSSITPSRANDGISGHRRSGRIQGIRAQTSKRQSNTGRGAIQKPSRQNPSPTKRQRERGSMVQVSQSKQPKVESTHEKQNEDGFDFSFAAELQNKQEEQKNPQEKPNVSAAENVVEQLADDTTQKLDATKFDMDTCGDLENASSSPKGWVIGPLFQSFKSKMASFTEIVMSPVKLFRANSPPLSMDHPECELLADGAYDVEASNMFQPVGQRENWNQEAEADQQRIRDVEDSQNAKTGALKYSKKIVFDAESSTHTNEQADECAITQKENSSPDSVPLQDSPPSPALLRPSVNSSASQESMISSAAEEHGKAVRLKPPPRKRTGNRSESKKVISEPLTSEAGKEESDPEVSDEQLSQTDKRTNEADSDTDKTQLLSSSLCYTDCLQPDGEDDGKKTESRSLVRENLLHNVNVNGRTLKPTLIIQQLNPDTHSAAGLGRSKRGLKPSGHSQELPKRKKLTGDVSTEYPKNQDLLNVASDSGMLRGLGPPRDDEEALKPLRKREAVSTRANRKGKGGQEMLPTINEAVFNTQTESSLDAMSVSSLDKSSGAIENHQKGSSKTKPSGSCKRLKTRTGLGKPDVNIDSMDLETTFAITSTEQAQPEPLSEVLVRPDRKQLQSKCRNTNKIPLKRKSPTHASSVTDSDSTLVSTSAVLSMEPLQLTPTDLKTSPPVQREESLKTEMKQPSKRLRKAVRGSVKSSGAQETKQRVDNHHLITKESQSIEGKGKISIDPVYFEMTPFESNPQPVHSISQPNLECYLLINNEFKQVVDEKATSAAPEAGEAFPSDAEASNHSSVGVSRLRSSARRVNVKPRRADNQRRRCRVLHSRTNKGEEVTNSITMEDSDLATSGTRPSENGFSRRLLRSYSCPEIPSLRPHDTPWTSSLHSPHHFRTHTSHQHQSSHTPFVPHAHKSMRRARRHTVCSVEVEREIAPLCLRKEVYPSRRSVPYDGFTQHLSPTLALSPSTTLSALASCFLSSPLAFLSKKLDGRGAAAGPSTSSHGSSPTTSSFLTSPLCPSTWHLPGFLQRNDSSCGAMNSSSSGNPLECGTERREEEEEDDGEDTSSSSQEYEDVGLREEKALSDSEIKVVQKHEERGKVSSIRIRKTLPKPQNNLTPMGLPKPVRLKKKEFSLEEIYTNKNFSKPPESRLETIFEVPLNRRNGSESWFGQRRVKRFLEFLEVGEARKPKKPLVGVGKAGISSSRTRRGGFSKDEPSLSVQDVDSLLCAKLDQLNLWLIDDQTHS; this is encoded by the exons ATGTTGATTTGTCCCTCTGACTTGCTTCCTCAGATAGTTTGTCCAATGGATGAAGATGCTTTTCCCCCAAACCCTTTCTGTAGTGCACCTCCCCACAGTGAACCTCCaccacctctcctccccctttccTCCATCACTCCGAG CCGTGCCAATGATGGAATATCTGGACACAGAAGGAGTGGTCGCATTCAAGGGATTAGAGCTCAAACATCTAAAAGGCAGAGCAACACAGGCCGTGGAGCAATTCAGAAACCATCCAGACAGAATCCGTCCCCCAccaagagacaaagagagagaggaagcatg GTGCAGGTGTCACAGTCCAAGCAGCCGAAAGTTGAAAGCACACACGAGAAACAAAATGAG GATGGGTTTGATTTTAGTTTTGCAGCGGAGCTCCAAAATAA ACAGGAGGAGCAGAAAAACCCCCAGGAGAAACCaaatgtctctgctgcagaAAATGTAGTGGAGCAGCTGGCCGACGATACCACGCAGAAGCTTGATGCTACTAAATTTGACATGGATACATGCGGGGATTTGGAAAATGCATCTTCCTCCCCGAAGGGATGGGTGATCGGCCCGTTGTTTCAGTCATTCAAGTCGAAGATGGCCAGTTTCACAGAGATCGTCATGAGTCCTGTTAAACTCTTCAGAGCTAATAGTCCTCCACTGTCCATGGACCATCCAGAATGCGAGCTACTGGCCGACGGAGCATATGATGTTGAGGCGAGCAACATGTTTCAGCCAGTAGGACAACGTGAGAATTGGAATCAGGAGGCTGAAGCTGATCAGCAGAGGATTCGTGATGTAGAAGATTCGCAAAATGCAAAAACCGGCGCTCTTAAATAttctaaaaaaattgtgttcGACGCGGAGTCGTCAACACACACCAACGAACAGGCAGATGAATGTGCAATAACTCAGAAGGAAAACAGCTCACCTGATTCTGTGCCTTTGCAAgacagccccccctccccagcacTGTTACGGCCCTCCGTCAATTCAAGTGCCTCACAAGAATCCATGATTTCCAGTGCAGCGGAGGAGCACGGCAAGGCTGTCCGGCTGAAACCACCGCCTAGAAAACGTACAGGAAATAGATCCGAATCAAAGAAAGTTATCTCTGAGCCTCTTACATCTGAGGCCGGAAAGGAAGAATCTGACCCAGAGGTCAGTGACGAGCAGCTTTCTCAGACGGACAAACGAACGAATGAAGCCGACTCAGATACTGACAAAACTCAGTTGTTATCTTCTTCACTTTGTTACACAGACTGTCTTCAGCctgatggtgaggatgatgggaaGAAAACTGAAAGTCGCAGCTTGGTTCGAGAAAACCTCTTGCATAACGTAAATGTTAATGGAAGGACACTGAAGCCCACTTTGATTATTCAGCAGCTAAACCCTGACactcattcagctgcaggtcttGGGAGATCAAAGAGGGGGCTGAAACCATCTGGTCATTCCCAGGAACTGCCGAAGAGGAAAAAACTGACCGGAGATGTAAGTACGGAGTATCCAAAAAACCAAGATTTACTAAACGTGGCTTCAGATAGTGGCATGTTGAGAGGGTTAGGACCACCAAGAGACGATGAGGAAGCATTGAAGCCTCTTAGGAAAAGAGAGGCTGTTTCAACAAGAGCGAATAGGAAAGGAAAGGGTGGGCAAGAAATGCTTCCTACGATAAATGAAGCAGTGtttaacacacagactgaaagttCCCTTGATGCTATGTCAGTTAGCTCACTGGATAAAAGCAGTGGTGCGATAGAGAATCACCAAAAGGGCAGCAGCAAGACGAAGCCGAGTGGTTCATGCAAAAGACTTAAAACAAGAACAGGTCTCGGTAAACCTGATGTAAACATTGACAGTATGGATCTGGAAACCACGTTTGCAATCACCTCTACCGAACAAGCCCAGCCAGAGCCGTTATCAGAAGTTCTTGTCCGTCCTGACAGAAAGCAGCTCCAGAGCAAGTGTAGGAACACAAACAAGATACCACTAAAAAGGAAATCGCCAACCCACGCGAGTTCAGTGACAGACTCAGACAGCACTTTGGTTTCTACCTCAGCAGTACTATCGATGGAGCCATTACAACTCACGCCCACAGATCTGAAGACCTCTCCACCTgttcagagagaggagagtctGAAAACAGAGATGAAGCAGCCGTCCAAGAGACTCAGAAAGGCTGTTAGAGGTTCTGTTAAATCAAGTGGAGCCCAAGAGACAAAGCAGCGTGTCGATAACCATCATCTGATAACCAAAGAAAGTCAGTCTATAGAAGGCAAAGGTAAAATCTCAATCGACCCGGTATATTTTGAAATGACACCTTTTGAAAGTAATCCCCAACCTGTTCATTCAATCTCCCAACCTAATTTAGAGTGTTATTTACTGataaataatgaatttaagCAAGTTGTAGATGAGAAAGCAACGAGTGCTGCTCCTGAGGCAGGTGAGGCATTTCCCTCTGACGCTGAAGCCAGTAATCACAGCAGCGTCGGCGTCTCCAGGCTAAGGTCTAGTGCGAGACGAGTGAACGTTAAGCCAAGGAGAGCAGATAACCAAAGGAGAAGGTGCAGAGTTTTGCATAGTCGGACGAATAAAGGTGAAGAGGTGACAAACTCGATCACCATGGAGGACTCAGATTTGGCAACGTCGGGTACTCGCCCATCAGAAAACGGCTTTTCAAGACGCCTGTTACGCAGCTACTCCTGTCCAGAGATCCCCTCCCTCCGTCCCCATGACACACCTTGGACTTCTTCTCTGCATTCACCACATCACTTCAGGACTCACACATCACACCAGCACCAGTCTTCTCACACTCCTTTTGTCCCTCACGCCCACAAATCCATGCGGCGAGCTCGTCGGCACACAGTCTGCAgtgtggaggtggagagggagatCGCTCCTCTGTGTCTTCGTAAGGAGGTGTACCCATCCAGAAGATCTGTCCCGTACGACGGCTTCACCCAACACCTGTCTCCTACCCTCGCACTTTCTCCCAGCACTACCCTCTCAGCTCTGGCATCCTGTTTCCTCTCAAGTCCCCTGGCTTTCCTTTCCAAGAAATTAGACGGCAGAGGAGCTGCTGCCGGCCCCAGCACTTCCAGTCATGGTTCctctcccaccacctcctcttttCTGACATCCCCATTGTGCCCTTCCACATGGCACCTTCCAGGATTCCTCCAAAGAAATGACTCCTCTTGTGGGGCGATGAATTCTAGTAGCAg TGGGAATCCCTTGGAGTGTGGGACGGAGAgacgtgaggaggaggaggaggatgatggcgAAGACACAAGCTCATCCAGTCAGGAGTATGAAGATGTTGGGTTGAGAGAGGAAAAGGCTCTGTCTGATTCTGAAATCAAG GTGGTGCAAAAACACGAGGAACGAGGGAAGGTGTCGTCCATCAGAATTCGGAAAACTTTACCCAAACCTCAGAACAACCTGACGCCCATGGGCCTGCCCAAACCCGTCAG gctgaaaAAGAAGGAGTTTAGCTTGGAAGAAATTTACACCAATAAGAATTTCAGCAAACCCCCTGAAAG CCGACTGGAGACCATCTTCGAGGTGCCCCTCAATCGTCGGAATGGTTCTGAGTCCTGGTTTGGCCAGAGACGCGTCAAGCGATTCTTAGAGTTCCTGGAGGTCGGTGAggccagaaaaccaaagaagCCGCTCGTTGGTGTTGGAAAGGCAGGTATTTCATCTTCCAGGACGAGACGAGGGGGCTTCTCTAAAGACGAACCGTCCCTCAGCGTGCAGGATGTGGACTCGCTGCTCTGTGCCAAGCTCGATCAGCTGAATCTGTGGTTGATAGATGATCAAACACACAGTTGA